In Taeniopygia guttata chromosome Z, bTaeGut7.mat, whole genome shotgun sequence, one genomic interval encodes:
- the FUT10 gene encoding alpha-(1,3)-fucosyltransferase 10, protein MIRMRRKILWASCFCFAAAFFLVLTLQVITELGNSENKVSVISSLHSSPLKPGERHSFQFKKQELHSSFKTESDVNRYPVLLWWSPLTGETGRFSQCGEDVCFFTINKTYQHNQMTRAFLFYGTDFSIDSLPLPRKEYHDWALFHEESPKNNYKLFHKATITLFNHTATFSRHSHLPLTTQYLEGIEVLKSLRFMIPLQMKNSLRKRLAPLVYVQSDCNPPSDRDSYVRELMCHIEVDSYGECLHNKDLPQHLRNPAAMDDGNFLKILAQYKFVLAFENAICEDYITEKLWRPLKLGVVPVYFGSPSIVDWLPSNKSAILVSSFSHPRDLAHYIKTLDRDDEEYESYLQWKLKGDISNPRLLRAMKERKWGVQDITQDNYIDTFECMVCNRVWENIRRKEKGWLPQRWEAQVNHLSCPKPEAFWFSSSNPGWISLQKMWIPSFEQSKKEAWALRHLVERNKNFTAEEFWMLVFKE, encoded by the exons ATGATTaggatgaggaggaagataCTTTGGGCATCTTGcttctgctttgcagctgcctTTTTCCTTGTGCTGACACTCCAG GTTATCACCGAACTGGGCAATTCAGAGAATAAGGTATCAGTAATCTCCAGTTTACACAGCAGCCCATTGAAGCCTGGGGAGAGACATTCTTTTCAGTTTAAGAAGCAAGAACTTCACAGCAGCTTTAAGACAGAGTCTGATGTAAATCGTTATCCTGTCCTGCTCTGGTGGTCTCCCCTGACTGGAGAGACAGGGAGATTCAGTCAGTGTGGAGAGGATGTTTGCTTCTTTACTATAAACAAGACCTACCAGCACAATCAGATGACAAGAGCATTTCTGTTCTATG GTACTGACTTCAGTATAGACAGTTTACCTCTCCCTCGTAAAGAATATCACGACTGGGCCCTTTTCCATGAAGAGTcaccgaaaaacaactacaaacTCTTCCACAAAGCAACCATCACCTTATTCAACCACACTGCCACATTTAGCCGCCACTCTCACCTGCCACTGACCACTCAGTATCTTGAGGGTATAGAGGTCCTGAAGTCATTGAGGTTCATGATCCCACTGCAGATGAAAAACAGCCTGAGGAAAAGGCTTGCACCGCTTGTGTACGTGCAGTCTGACTGCAACCCCCCTTCGGACCGGGACAGCTACGTGCGTGAGCTGATGTGCCACATTGAAGTGGACTCTTATGGGGAATGCTTGCATAACAAAGACCTTCCTCAGCATCTCAGAAATCCAGCTGCCATGGATGATggaaactttttaaaaatactggcACAGTACAAGTTCgttcttgcttttgaaaatgctatCTGTGAAGATTACATCACTGAAAAGCTCTGGCGGCCGCTGAAGTTGGGAGTGGTGCCGGTGTACTTTGGGTCTCCCAGCATTGTAGACTGGCTTCCTAGTAACAAGAGTGCAATCCTGGTGTCCAGTTTTTCACACCCTCGGGATCTGGCCCACTATATCAAAACACTGGATAGAGATGATGAAGAATATGAGTCCTATCTACAATGGAAACTGAAAGGGGACATTTCCAACCCAAGACTGCTGAGAGCAATGAAGGAACGCAAGTGGGGAGTGCAAGATATCACCCAGGACAATTACATTGACACCTTTGAGTGCATGGTTTGTAACAGAGTGTGGGAAAACATCAGGCGTAAAGAAAAG GGATGGCTGCCCCAGCGGTGGGAGGCTCAGGTTAATCATCTCAGCTGCCCAAAACCAGAGGCATTCTGGTTCTCATCATCAAACCCTGGCTGGATTTCTCTCCAAAAGATGTGGATACCAAGCTTCGAGCAATCCAAGAAAGAAGCCTGGGCACTGAGGCACCTGGTGGAAAGGAACAAGAATTTTACAGCTGAAGAATTCTGGATGCTTGTATTCAAAGAATAA